The segment AAGCGCGGTCAGGGGCACGCCCTTCTCGGCGGCCCGCAAAAGGAATGCCTCTTTATCCGAACTCAGGCCCCGGTTCGTGTCGAGCAGGCCTCCAACCACCACAACATTGTCGAAGGCCTCCGGATTGCCGATCGCCTTTGTCGGCAGCAATTCGACACCACAGCTCGCCCTGACCGGCAGGCCGCGTTCGCCGACGATCTGCCAGTCGAATTCCACCCTGCGGCTGCGATCGCCTTCGTCGCCCGCCAGGCGCAGCGTGTCGATGAAAAGCGAGAGCGGCGACAGGGTGAAGTCGCGAACTAGGAGAAACGCAAACTTCTTGGCCATTCCTTTTCCGCGCTGTCCGTGGGTTTTGTTCGATTCGCATTCGGAGGGGTTCGGCTGCGTTCCTCTGACGGGTGAGCCATCGATCACCGGGGTCTATACATGTGTACCAACAAAATACAATCCGTTGACTCGCTCACTAGCGCATGCGATTCTTGGCGGAATGCTAAGTTTCATTGACTCGAAGAAGCGTTCAGAAGGTGTGCGATGAAAGGAAGCAAGGGCAATCTCTACGACGATCTCAAGCGTCGCATCCTGACGATGGAACTCGATCCTGACGAGGATTTAGATGAGGTGGCGCTAAGCGAACGCTACGGCCTGTCGCGGACTCCGGTTAGGGAAATATTCCGCCGCTTGGAGGGCGAAGGCTACATCGAAATTCGCGCGAACAGAGGCGCTCGGGTTGTTCCAATGAACCACTCGACGCTTCGGCAATTCTTCTTGGTAGCGCCTATGGTCTACGCCGCCATCGGCCGGCTTGCGGTTCAGAATTTCAAATCTTCGCAGATGTCAGACCTAAAGGACACACAGGCGCGTTTCCGTGCTGCGAGCCAGTCGGGCGACGCACTTGCCATGGTGGTCGAGAACAACAGGTTCCACGAGATAATCGGCGAGATGTCCGGAAATGCCTACCTTCAACCCAGCCTTGGCAGGTTGCTGATCGACCATGCCCGCATCGGTCACACTTTCTTCCGCCCGCGCAACGATGACATGCGCAAGCGCCTCAAAATTGCAGTCGAACACCATGATGGCTTTATCTCGGCCATTAGCGATCATGATGAGGGCGCCGTCGTCGACCTGGTGTTCGAGCATTGGGAGTTATCTCGCGAGAACATGGAGATGTTCATCGCGCCCCAGGGCTTGAAGGCGGATGCTCTGGTTGGCGATTCCTGACAGCATTGTGTGATCATCAGATCGATCGTCTCTCTGCCGCGCCACAACTCATCTGGCCGGCTGGTCCGGTGCGGCAGCCTTGCCTGCCGAGACTGCCTTGGTGGGCGTATAAACCAGTCGCGCCATAAGGCGGTGCCTCCCTTTCAGCTCTGTCTGTCACCGGCGCTCGGTTGCGAGCGGCTCTGGTCGCGCTGTGTGGCTTGGCCGGCGACACGCTGTTGTCGCATTTGCTGCCCCGGAGGATGCGTCGCTTCACAGCTTTCTATATGGCATTGTATTATCAAAATATAATTATTGTGTACGTAATAAATACAATTTGTTGACTCCGGCGCGCCGACGTGCGATATTCTGCACCATCAAACGCGACCAACCGGTTCCGGGTGCTGTGAATTCTCAAGGAGAGTTCGCAGAGGGCCGTCGTTTGGCCGAACGACGCCTTGGTCGAAACGACCACTCCACCGATGGAGAATTGTCTTGAGATTTGAGGGCATCTACACGCCGGCGGTGACGCCGCTCGACCCGGCCGGGCAGATCGACAACGCCGCTTTCGCGGACGTTCTTGAGTCGCTCATCGAGGCCAAGGTGCACGGCATCATCGTCGGCGGGTCGACGGGTGAATACTACGCCCAGAGCACCCAGGAGCGCTTCGATCTCGCCGCCTATGCCAAGGAGGTGATTGGCACCCGGCTTCCGCTCATCGTTGGAACGGGCGCTACCAGGACCGAAGACTCGATCGAATATGCCAAGGCGGCGAAGGAGATCGGTGCCGATGCCATCCTCGTATCGTCGCCACCCTACGCCTTACCGACCGAGCGCGAGAATGCGGTTCACGCCCTTGCGGTCGACCGCGCGGCGAGCCTTCCGATCATGCTCTACAACTATCCCGCTCGTATGGGCGTGATGATGGGAGAGGACTATTTCTCCCGCGTGGGCAAGTCCAGGAACGTCGTGGCCATCAAGGAGAGCTCCGGCGACATGGGCAACCTCCACCGGCTTGCCCGGAAGTTCCCCCATATTTCGCTCTCCTGCGGCTGGGACGACCAGGCACTCGAATTCTTTGCATGGGGTGCGAAAAGTTGGGTCTGCGCCGGCTCCAACTTTCTGCCGCGCGAACATGTCGCTCTCTACGACGCCTGCGTGCTCGAAAAGAACTTCGACAAGGGCCGCGCCATCATGACCGCGATGCTGCCCCTCATGGATTTCCTCGAGTGCGGCAAGTTCGTTCAGTCGATCAAGTATGGCTGTGAGCTGATTGGGCTGAAAGTAGGCACGGTGCGGGCCCCGCTGCGCCCGCTCAATTCAGAAGAAAAGCGAACTCTCCAGACCGTCGTCGCCACCTTGAAGCGCACGGTCGCCCGGATCACGTCGGGAGCGAATTATGCATGAGCCTTTGACCGCCGCCGAATACAAGGCGATAGCCGAAGATATTCAATTCCCGACCATTGCCTTCATTGACGGGGCATTCCGTCCGGCCAATTCCGGCAAGACATTCAAGACCACTAATCCAGCTACGGGCGAGACGCTTGCCGAGATCGCCGCGTGCGACTCCAGCGATGTCGATTTCGCCGTGGCCAAGGCCAGGGACGCGTTCGATGACGGCCGCTGGCACCTCCGGTCGCCTGGCGAGCGCAAGGCCGTACTCCTCAACTTCGCGAAGCTTCTCGAGCGAAACCGCCACGAACTCGCGGTCATGGAGACCCTCGACAGCGGCAAGCCGATCCGCGAATGCCAGACCGTCGATGTTCCCGATACGATCCACACGCTCCGTTGGCATGCCGAGCTGATCGACAAGCTCTATGACAATACCGCTCCTGTGGGTTCAAACGCGCTGACGATGGTCGTGCGCGAACCGGTCGGCGTCGTAGGCTGCGTTCTGCCGTGGAACTTTCCGCTCCTGATGCTGGCCTGGAAAATAGGACCGGCGCTTGCAGCGGGTTGCTCGGTCATCGTGAAGCCTGCGCAGGAGACGACCCTGACCACGCTCCGTGTAGCCGAGCTGGCCCATGAGGCGGGTATCCCGGCGGGCGTCTTCAATGTTGTCACGGGCGGCGGCAAGGATGTCGGCGAACCGATCGGCATGCACATGGGCGTCGATATGGTGGCGTTCACCGGATCGACGCCGACAGGTCGCCGTTTCCTGCGCTACGCAGCGGATTCCAATCTCAAGCGCGTCGTCCTTGAATGCGGGGGCAAAAATCCGGCAGTGGTTCTCGAGGATGCCGAAGACCTCGACCTGGTAGCCGAACAGGTCGTCAACGGCGCTTTCTGGAACATGGGCGAGAACTGCTCGGCGACTTCGCGGCTCATCGTCCATGCCAAGGTCAAGGATGAGTTGCTCGAGCGCATCGGCGCCTACATGCGCGAGTGGAAGACGGGCGATCCGCTCGACCCGGAAAATCGCATTGGCGCGCTTGTCAGCAAGAGCCACTTCGAGAAGGTGAAATCCTTCCTCAACGACGTGAAGACCGAAAAGCTCGCCGTCGCCCATGGCGGCGACACGCACAAGGGTATCTACATCGAGCCGACCGTCGTTGACGGTGTTACGCCTTCGAGTCGCCTCTTTCAGGAAGAGATTTTCGGACCGATCCTTTCGGTCACGACGTTCAATTCGCTTGCCGAGGCGATAGCTCTCGCCAATGACACCAACTACGGCCTAACCGCGTCTGTTTACACGGGAAGCCTTCGCAAGGCGATCAAGCTGTCGCGAGAAATCCGGGCGGGCGTCGTCACGGTCAATTGCTTCGGCGAAGGCGATGCGACCACTCCGTTCGGCGGCTACAAGGAATCCGGCTTCGGCGGCCGCGACAAGTCGATCTTCGCGCATGACAACTACTGCGAACTGAAGACGATCTGGATCGACGTTTCCGATCGTTCGGTCGACGAGACGGTTCGATGAACGACATCGTCGTCAAGCGTCTTCCGGCGGAATCCGGAACCTCGGGTTGGGAGGCGATCAGCACACGCAGCTTCCCGGTCCGGACGCTCGACGGCGACCTGTCGGCCGACTGGCTGATCGTCGGTGCGGGCTTCGCGGGATTGTCTGCTGCGCGCCGGTTATCTCAACTCCGGCCTGGCGACAAGATCGTCGTGCTGGAAGCGGGAGAGATCGCCAAAGGTACCTCAGGCCGGAATTCCGGCTACATGATCGACGTCCCGCACAATCTGTCGTCGGGCGAATATTCCGTCGCCAGCGAGACCGTGACGGTGGCGGAGATCGCTCAGAACCGCTTTGCGATATCTTTCGCCGCCGACGCTGCGGCGGAATACGACATGTCGCGCGAGACCTTCGATCGGTCGGGCAAAATCAATGCGGCGGCGACAAATCGCGGCATGAAGCTCAACGAGAATTACGGTCGCTCGCTGCAAGGAATCGGCGAAAAGCATCGCTTCCTTGATGCGGAAGAGATGCGGGCGATCACCGGGTCAAATTACTATCTGGGAGGCCTTTATACGCCGGGCGCGGTGATGATCCAGCCCGCTGACTATATCCGCGGGTTCGCCGCGGGGCTGGCGTCGAAGGTCGACATATTCGAGCACTCGCCAGTGCTCAAACTTGAGCGGCACGGCGGAGCTTGGAAAGCAGTATTGCGTCGTGGCACCGTCACCGCGCCGAAGGTCATCTTGGGCATCAACGGGCACGTCGAGGATTTCGGTTACTTCCGCGGCCGCCTGATGCACATCTTCACCTATGCATCGATGACTGCCCCCTTCACTTCCAAGTCCACGGGCAAGGATATGTGGGCATTACTCCCTGCTGATCCGATGGGAGCGACGGTCAGGAAGATCAGCACCGACGGCTTCTCGCGTATCGTGATCCGTACCCGGTTCACCTACGACTGGGCCGTCCAGGTCAGCGACAAGCGCTTGGTTGGAATCGCCGCCGAGCAGCGAGCGTCTCTGGACGCCCGCTTTCCATATCTCAAGGACGTGCCGTTCGAACACGTCTGGGCCGGACGGCTTTGCCTCAGCCGCAACCATGTGCCCGCCTTCGGCGAGATCGAAGAAGGCCTTTATTCGGCCTGCTGCGAGAACGGTCTTGGGACCGTAAAAAGCACTCTCGCGGGCGTCATGGCCGCCGATCTGGCGACCGATACCCGCTCCGACATGCTCGACAAATTCTCGGATCAGCCGGAGCCCGCGCGGCTGCCTCCCGAGCCGCTCGCGTGGCTCAGCGTCAACACGGTGATCCGGCTGCAGGAATTGCGTGCTGGCCGCCAGGGATAGCTCTCGCCGCGCAATGTGAAGACCGAGCCGACCGCAAAGTCTTCGAATGAAAATGGGAACGAAACAGGGAGTAAGTAAAATGAAAACGTTGTGGAAAGCGCTCTGCGCTGTCGCGATGGTCGGTATGACTATGTTGCCCGCTCACGCGCAGGAAAAGACCATTACCATGGGTACGATGTCCTGGGAGGACCTCACCCCCATCACCGGTATCACCAAAAAGGTACTCGAAGATGCCGGCTACACCGTGAAGGTGACCGAGTTCTCTGAGTGGGGCATTGCCTACGCCGCGCTCAGCAAGGGCGACGTCCAGATCCTCGCTTCGCAGACCGACTACGTCGCTCATGACTACTGGGACAAGAACAAGAGCCGGCTGGAGAAAATCTCTCCGGTCTCTCACGGCCTTTTCCAGGGCGTCGCCGTGCCGAAATACGTGACGATTGATTCCATGGACCAGTTGAATGACAACGCCGATAAGTTCGGCGGCAAGATCGTCGGCATCGAGCCGGGTTCCGGTCTGATGCGCGACACAGCCAACTCGGTCAAGGAATACGATCTCAAGCTACAGCTCATCGAGGGCAGCACCGCCGCGATGACGGCTGCTCTCAAGTCGGCCGTCGACCGTCAGGAATGGATCGCAGTCACCATCTGGGAGCCCTCCTGGATGATGCAGAAATACGACGTCAAATTCCTCAAGGACCCCATGGGCATTTTTCCGCCGCCGCAGAGCTACTACTGGATCGGCCAGGAGGGTTTCTCTGCGGAGAACCCACACGCCCGCGAAGTCATCGCCAGCGTCTACGTTCCGCTCGCCGACATCACGGCGATCAACGCCGCTGTCAACGAGGGCAAGTCGATGGACGAGGCCGTGGCTGCGTGGATCGAAGCCCATGCCGATCTGCTGAAGCGCTGGGAGAACATCAAGAGCTATTAGTTGGCGAAGGGTGGGTTCGTCCAAGTCGGCGACCCGCCCGGATCTTTTGAAAACAGGGAAAGCCAGCGTCAGGCCGGCCCACGGGAACGCAAGGAGCACTGCGATGAATGACTCCAACGAGGTGTTGATCGACTGCCAGTCCGTGTGGAAGATCTTCGGCGGTCGCGCTTCGGCAGCCGTCAAGGCTATCTCCGAACGGGGTCTGTCCAAGAAGCAGGTGCTGCAGGAGTTCGACTGCGTGGCGAGCGACGTAAAATATTCGTTCGCGATCATGACTGGATCCGCCAGGCGCTGATGTTTGAACCCCGCGGGCACGACATCATGTCCGGGGCGATCATCTATCCGGCATACCATCCGGACTGCGATTTCGCTGTGATCTTCATCGAAGTCAGCGGCTGCCGCCGATGTGCGGCGCCGCCATGCGCGACACAGGAACGGCAGCTTTCGACCTCAAAGCGGGCCTGGTCGGCGTGGTCTGTAATCAGGCAGGAACGTAGGTCAACCTGACGACTTCCCCGCCGATTCGCTCGCTGGCCACAAGGCGGAGCGGTGGCCGAGAGCCGGCGAAGAAGGGCTTGCCACGACCAAGCACCACGGCGTGAAGGTAGAGGCGGTATTCGTCGATCAGACCCATTTCGGTCAGGCTTTGCGCCAACTCTGGTCCGGAAGCGGAAATCTCTCCTGTTAGCTTGGCCTTTAGCCTGCGTATCACTACCTCGACGTCATCCTCGATAAGCGTGGCATTGGGACCGACCGACTTCAACGAGCGCGATACAACCCATTTCGGCTGGCGCCGCCACGCCGCCGCGAACTCGTGTTGCTCCGTACTCCACTCAGGACGGTCTTCGTCCCAATCGCGCATGGCCTCGTACATGCGGCGACCGTACACACTGCCGGTCAGGTCGCGCACGTGCTCTATCCAGTGACGAAAGAGCGCGGAACTTGGCGCAGGTAGTTCCTGGTGGTCGACATAGCCGTCGAGGGACTGGTTCATTCCGAATACGATCTTCGCCATGCTGCAAAATCTCGCCGCCGTGTCAGGTAAACAAGACGAACGATAGCCAAGCGCCCCGACACATGCCCGAAAACTTTTTCTTGTGGGGGTCGTTACCCGGTCCTTGTCGCAAAATTCCCGACTTTTGAATCGGTTCGCGACTGATATTTGCGACGTCGCAAAACCGGATGTCCTGCGAATGCAGCGGGGAGCGGGATCGAGGGCTTCCGCGTCTTCAGAAACGGCAAAGTCCGACCTTAAGCGGAAGCTCGTTGGTCCCCGGCCGAATTCACGCCCATGACCCCAACCCGGACCTTCCCGTCTCTCGGGGCAAGGTCACGAAAGGATTGGATTTAGCCTTCAGCCCGGTTCCCGTCGGCGTCATCAGCCAACCATCATCCAGTCTGACCGAGATGTTGCCCGACGA is part of the Mesorhizobium sp. L-2-11 genome and harbors:
- a CDS encoding GntR family transcriptional regulator, with translation MKGSKGNLYDDLKRRILTMELDPDEDLDEVALSERYGLSRTPVREIFRRLEGEGYIEIRANRGARVVPMNHSTLRQFFLVAPMVYAAIGRLAVQNFKSSQMSDLKDTQARFRAASQSGDALAMVVENNRFHEIIGEMSGNAYLQPSLGRLLIDHARIGHTFFRPRNDDMRKRLKIAVEHHDGFISAISDHDEGAVVDLVFEHWELSRENMEMFIAPQGLKADALVGDS
- a CDS encoding dihydrodipicolinate synthase family protein, translated to MRFEGIYTPAVTPLDPAGQIDNAAFADVLESLIEAKVHGIIVGGSTGEYYAQSTQERFDLAAYAKEVIGTRLPLIVGTGATRTEDSIEYAKAAKEIGADAILVSSPPYALPTERENAVHALAVDRAASLPIMLYNYPARMGVMMGEDYFSRVGKSRNVVAIKESSGDMGNLHRLARKFPHISLSCGWDDQALEFFAWGAKSWVCAGSNFLPREHVALYDACVLEKNFDKGRAIMTAMLPLMDFLECGKFVQSIKYGCELIGLKVGTVRAPLRPLNSEEKRTLQTVVATLKRTVARITSGANYA
- a CDS encoding aldehyde dehydrogenase, coding for MHEPLTAAEYKAIAEDIQFPTIAFIDGAFRPANSGKTFKTTNPATGETLAEIAACDSSDVDFAVAKARDAFDDGRWHLRSPGERKAVLLNFAKLLERNRHELAVMETLDSGKPIRECQTVDVPDTIHTLRWHAELIDKLYDNTAPVGSNALTMVVREPVGVVGCVLPWNFPLLMLAWKIGPALAAGCSVIVKPAQETTLTTLRVAELAHEAGIPAGVFNVVTGGGKDVGEPIGMHMGVDMVAFTGSTPTGRRFLRYAADSNLKRVVLECGGKNPAVVLEDAEDLDLVAEQVVNGAFWNMGENCSATSRLIVHAKVKDELLERIGAYMREWKTGDPLDPENRIGALVSKSHFEKVKSFLNDVKTEKLAVAHGGDTHKGIYIEPTVVDGVTPSSRLFQEEIFGPILSVTTFNSLAEAIALANDTNYGLTASVYTGSLRKAIKLSREIRAGVVTVNCFGEGDATTPFGGYKESGFGGRDKSIFAHDNYCELKTIWIDVSDRSVDETVR
- a CDS encoding NAD(P)/FAD-dependent oxidoreductase encodes the protein MNDIVVKRLPAESGTSGWEAISTRSFPVRTLDGDLSADWLIVGAGFAGLSAARRLSQLRPGDKIVVLEAGEIAKGTSGRNSGYMIDVPHNLSSGEYSVASETVTVAEIAQNRFAISFAADAAAEYDMSRETFDRSGKINAAATNRGMKLNENYGRSLQGIGEKHRFLDAEEMRAITGSNYYLGGLYTPGAVMIQPADYIRGFAAGLASKVDIFEHSPVLKLERHGGAWKAVLRRGTVTAPKVILGINGHVEDFGYFRGRLMHIFTYASMTAPFTSKSTGKDMWALLPADPMGATVRKISTDGFSRIVIRTRFTYDWAVQVSDKRLVGIAAEQRASLDARFPYLKDVPFEHVWAGRLCLSRNHVPAFGEIEEGLYSACCENGLGTVKSTLAGVMAADLATDTRSDMLDKFSDQPEPARLPPEPLAWLSVNTVIRLQELRAGRQG
- a CDS encoding glycine betaine ABC transporter substrate-binding protein gives rise to the protein MKTLWKALCAVAMVGMTMLPAHAQEKTITMGTMSWEDLTPITGITKKVLEDAGYTVKVTEFSEWGIAYAALSKGDVQILASQTDYVAHDYWDKNKSRLEKISPVSHGLFQGVAVPKYVTIDSMDQLNDNADKFGGKIVGIEPGSGLMRDTANSVKEYDLKLQLIEGSTAAMTAALKSAVDRQEWIAVTIWEPSWMMQKYDVKFLKDPMGIFPPPQSYYWIGQEGFSAENPHAREVIASVYVPLADITAINAAVNEGKSMDEAVAAWIEAHADLLKRWENIKSY
- a CDS encoding dihydrofolate reductase family protein; the protein is MAKIVFGMNQSLDGYVDHQELPAPSSALFRHWIEHVRDLTGSVYGRRMYEAMRDWDEDRPEWSTEQHEFAAAWRRQPKWVVSRSLKSVGPNATLIEDDVEVVIRRLKAKLTGEISASGPELAQSLTEMGLIDEYRLYLHAVVLGRGKPFFAGSRPPLRLVASERIGGEVVRLTYVPA